A window of Deltaproteobacteria bacterium contains these coding sequences:
- a CDS encoding cobalamin-dependent protein (Presence of a B(12) (cobalamin)-binding domain implies dependence on cobalamin itself, in one of its several forms, or in some unusual lineages, dependence on a cobalamin-like analog.) codes for MMHIFLVDPPHKLFPGLRMWTPSFGLLSIAAYLQERGGFTVEILDCTTFSDPWGEMARRISTAKPQLIGVTCSATCLSPEALQAIRLAKRLSPQSVVVAGGGHFSLLAEEVMGEVRELDYIVMGEGEVTFFELASLLRDGGNGIEGIPGLAYRRDGTIAFTGPRGLIRDLDSLPMPAYHLLDMEADAYYWHGMGKRAFGISTSRGCGDRCAYCSESKFWEGVWRGRSGAMAVEEMRYLNQRYGKSLFVFNENSFNWSKARVEEFLQELGHSGMKVDFWFQSRVRDIVRDADLMPEFKRLGLYEVMLGVESVNPQVLGHYQKRQDREMAQEAIDILKRNGIMVMTNVMFGDWYDSEETLQEVFDFVKRQGDFLVLTITTPLPATCYHQEMEQKGLIKEREYGKYDFMHPIMPTKHLSREEVWRLQQKYLRKYYTQPRILLGAIFNRNPFKRMAYRLIMRYVWENATRREWRQPGYRPLRESNISWGG; via the coding sequence ATGATGCACATCTTTCTTGTGGACCCCCCACACAAGCTCTTCCCCGGGCTCAGGATGTGGACCCCCTCTTTTGGCTTATTGAGCATTGCAGCCTACTTGCAAGAAAGGGGGGGGTTCACTGTAGAGATCCTCGACTGCACCACCTTCTCCGATCCCTGGGGGGAAATGGCCCGGAGGATCTCCACTGCCAAACCCCAACTCATCGGGGTGACCTGTTCGGCTACCTGTCTCTCGCCCGAGGCCCTGCAGGCCATTAGGCTCGCCAAAAGGCTCTCTCCCCAGTCCGTGGTCGTGGCCGGTGGGGGGCACTTTAGCCTTTTAGCAGAGGAGGTCATGGGCGAGGTGAGGGAGTTGGACTATATCGTCATGGGAGAAGGGGAGGTTACCTTCTTCGAACTCGCTTCCCTTTTGCGAGATGGGGGGAATGGGATAGAGGGTATCCCTGGCCTGGCCTATCGCCGGGATGGAACCATCGCCTTTACAGGACCAAGGGGCCTGATTCGGGACCTCGATTCTCTCCCCATGCCGGCCTACCACCTCTTGGATATGGAAGCCGACGCCTATTACTGGCATGGTATGGGTAAAAGGGCCTTTGGCATCTCCACCAGTAGGGGTTGCGGGGACAGGTGTGCCTATTGTTCTGAGTCGAAGTTCTGGGAAGGGGTTTGGCGGGGCAGGAGTGGGGCCATGGCGGTGGAAGAGATGAGGTATCTGAACCAAAGGTACGGCAAGTCCCTTTTTGTCTTTAACGAAAACAGCTTCAACTGGAGCAAGGCCCGGGTGGAGGAATTCCTCCAAGAGCTGGGACATTCGGGGATGAAGGTGGACTTCTGGTTTCAGTCGCGGGTGAGGGATATCGTCAGGGATGCCGACCTCATGCCGGAATTCAAACGGCTCGGCCTATATGAGGTGATGTTGGGGGTGGAGAGCGTCAACCCTCAGGTCCTTGGCCACTATCAGAAGAGACAGGACAGGGAGATGGCCCAAGAGGCCATCGACATCCTGAAACGCAACGGCATCATGGTGATGACCAATGTGATGTTCGGTGATTGGTATGATTCGGAGGAGACCCTGCAGGAGGTATTTGACTTCGTGAAAAGACAGGGGGATTTCTTGGTACTCACCATCACCACCCCCCTCCCCGCTACCTGCTACCACCAGGAGATGGAGCAGAAGGGGCTTATCAAGGAGAGGGAGTACGGTAAATACGACTTCATGCACCCCATTATGCCCACCAAGCACCTGAGCAGGGAGGAGGTATGGAGGCTGCAACAGAAATATCTGCGCAAATACTACACCCAACCCCGAATCCTGCTGGGGGCCATCTTTAACAGAAACCCCTTCAAGAGGATGGCATACCGGCTCATCATGAGATATGTTTGGGAGAACGCCACCCGCCGCGAGTGGCGCCAGCCAGGATACCGCCCCCTTAGGGAGTCCAACATATCCTGGGGAGGGTAA
- a CDS encoding B12-binding domain-containing radical SAM protein, producing MKRVLLIHPRQKDVYMSTDTPYPFPMLGLTLLASLFPPEYEVKIVNEFLEEIDFDEEVDLVGITTLSPLAKRAYEVADRFRDRGVKVVLGGVHATFMPEEAKEHADSVALGEAELVMSRLIADLEGGRLQPFYRGERLHDLQGLSIPRRDLLGKGYSPIFKVIETTRGCPNRCEFCAVPVIAGRKYRTRPLSDIERELKAIVEREGEYIFIVDDNVTAQKAHAKGLFEVLKGFKVRWMGFATVEIAKDEELLKGAQQSGCISLFIGFESLNKENLEGPKRKFRGVKDLQGLIERIHDHGIGIQGSFIFGFDNDDPGVFERTVEFIHQNRIELPNYSVLTPYPGTPLWERLNREGRIFDRDWSHYDMSRVVFWPNGMTPEQLQQGYLWAQKYSCAPRSILKRLLLGPRNHLGYFLLSNFVLRKAQMKVIKRLKGIPFPVSPS from the coding sequence GTGAAGCGGGTCCTTCTGATCCACCCCCGCCAAAAAGACGTCTACATGTCCACCGACACCCCCTATCCCTTCCCCATGTTGGGGCTCACCCTCTTGGCCTCTCTCTTCCCCCCCGAGTATGAGGTAAAGATCGTCAATGAATTCCTTGAAGAGATCGATTTTGACGAGGAGGTGGACCTGGTGGGGATCACCACCCTCAGCCCGCTGGCCAAAAGGGCCTATGAAGTGGCCGACAGGTTTCGGGACAGGGGTGTGAAGGTGGTATTAGGAGGGGTGCACGCCACCTTTATGCCCGAGGAGGCTAAAGAACACGCCGACTCTGTGGCCCTGGGGGAGGCGGAGTTAGTTATGTCCCGGCTGATCGCCGATCTGGAGGGGGGAAGACTCCAGCCCTTCTACCGCGGGGAGAGACTTCATGACCTTCAGGGGCTTTCCATCCCCAGACGGGACCTCTTGGGCAAAGGATATAGCCCCATCTTCAAGGTCATTGAGACTACCAGGGGATGCCCTAACCGTTGTGAGTTCTGCGCGGTGCCGGTGATCGCTGGCCGCAAGTACCGTACCAGGCCCTTGTCTGATATCGAGAGGGAGTTGAAGGCCATTGTGGAAAGGGAAGGGGAGTACATCTTTATCGTGGATGACAACGTCACCGCCCAAAAGGCCCACGCCAAAGGCCTCTTTGAGGTCCTCAAGGGGTTCAAAGTGCGGTGGATGGGGTTTGCCACTGTAGAGATCGCCAAAGATGAGGAACTCTTGAAGGGGGCCCAGCAGAGCGGTTGCATCTCCCTCTTCATCGGATTTGAGTCCTTAAACAAGGAGAATTTGGAGGGGCCCAAGAGGAAATTTCGGGGGGTAAAGGACCTACAGGGGCTTATCGAGAGGATCCACGATCATGGAATCGGGATTCAAGGATCTTTCATCTTTGGCTTTGACAATGATGACCCCGGGGTCTTCGAGCGCACGGTGGAATTCATCCACCAAAACAGGATAGAGCTACCCAACTACTCGGTCCTCACCCCCTATCCGGGGACTCCTCTTTGGGAGCGTCTCAACAGGGAGGGGAGGATCTTCGACAGGGATTGGTCACACTACGACATGAGCCGGGTAGTGTTCTGGCCCAATGGGATGACCCCTGAACAACTTCAACAGGGATACCTTTGGGCTCAGAAATATAGTTGCGCCCCCCGTTCCATCCTGAAGAGGCTCCTGCTCGGGCCGCGCAATCATCTAGGATACTTTTTGCTGAGTAACTTCGTCCTGCGCAAGGCGCAGATGAAGGTGATCAAGCGATTAAAGGGAATTCCTTTCCCTGTTAGTCCTTCTTAA
- a CDS encoding DUF3786 domain-containing protein yields MMTEHVHFLHPSLWENLAQADPDDVCRRSGAQFDSSTNSYLLDFLLERYRIHPRNREFEPLTGPIPPGGPSIDLKVTLITYLLSAQEIPLAGKLVGGSNLRGGRIFFQGTHRFPVEPLVERYGRDPEGFLAQGLSLGATQEGFGDVGLRFAALPRVPVIMVLWAGDEEFPARLNVIFDACIDQHLPLDAIHGLVSEICHRIMGDKG; encoded by the coding sequence ATGATGACAGAACACGTTCATTTCTTGCACCCATCCCTTTGGGAGAACCTGGCCCAGGCGGACCCTGATGATGTATGCCGGCGCAGCGGGGCGCAATTTGATTCTTCCACCAACTCCTATCTCCTGGACTTTTTGTTGGAGCGTTACCGCATACACCCTCGCAACCGTGAATTTGAGCCCTTAACGGGTCCCATTCCCCCAGGAGGCCCCTCCATAGACCTCAAGGTGACCCTCATCACCTACCTGCTCAGCGCCCAAGAGATCCCCCTGGCCGGCAAGCTGGTGGGAGGGAGTAACCTAAGGGGAGGAAGGATCTTTTTTCAGGGGACCCATCGCTTTCCCGTAGAACCCCTGGTGGAAAGATATGGCCGGGACCCCGAGGGTTTTCTGGCTCAGGGGTTATCTTTGGGGGCTACTCAGGAGGGATTTGGGGATGTGGGTCTTCGTTTTGCAGCCCTGCCCCGGGTTCCGGTGATCATGGTCCTTTGGGCTGGGGATGAGGAGTTTCCTGCCAGGCTCAACGTCATCTTCGACGCCTGCATCGACCAGCATCTCCCCCTCGACGCCATTCATGGCCTGGTGAGTGAGATCTGTCACCGCATAATGGGTGATAAAGGGTAG
- a CDS encoding MFS transporter, with protein MHRQIFIVLFLAVFAAMLGMGIVAPLLPIYAQHYGAKGLLIGLVFASFSISRTVLLPFIGMISDKRGRKVFITMGLLLFALTSLGYVASKNIEQLIITRMLQGVAAALVIPIALAYMGEITPKGKEGSYMGVFNIFFFGGLAMGPILGGIVKDLLGVKFSFYTMGLASLVGFFLTLFFLPERTRARQTSPHSPWPLKRIFEGGRIKGVYLFRLCFSIGIGLTWAFVPIFGDNFLTLTSSQIGVLISLNVLIATLLQAPCGMLTDRFSKGGFVVIGGSLAAGAIFLMPLTRDFGEILFVNILLGVSGGISMPAVTALAVEEGKRIGGMGTLMSIFTMCHSIGMIIGPILAGAVAEIFNITLVFFIGALVGLMGVGGFALFLRRSPSV; from the coding sequence ATGCATAGGCAGATATTCATTGTCCTTTTTTTAGCGGTCTTTGCCGCCATGTTGGGGATGGGGATTGTTGCCCCCCTGCTCCCCATCTATGCCCAACACTACGGGGCTAAGGGCTTATTGATCGGCCTAGTCTTCGCCTCCTTCTCTATCTCCCGGACGGTCCTCCTCCCCTTTATCGGGATGATCTCGGACAAGAGGGGGAGGAAGGTCTTCATCACCATGGGCCTTCTCCTTTTTGCCCTCACCTCCTTAGGTTATGTGGCCTCAAAGAATATAGAGCAGTTAATCATCACCAGGATGCTTCAGGGGGTTGCAGCGGCCTTGGTAATCCCCATCGCCCTAGCCTATATGGGGGAGATCACCCCTAAAGGGAAGGAGGGGTCCTACATGGGGGTCTTTAACATCTTCTTCTTCGGGGGGTTGGCTATGGGACCTATCCTTGGCGGGATAGTAAAGGATCTCTTGGGGGTAAAGTTCAGTTTCTATACCATGGGGTTGGCCAGCTTGGTCGGTTTCTTCCTGACCCTTTTCTTCCTTCCCGAGAGAACGAGGGCGAGACAAACCTCGCCCCATTCTCCCTGGCCCCTCAAGCGGATCTTTGAAGGGGGGAGGATAAAGGGGGTTTACCTCTTCCGCCTCTGCTTCTCTATAGGGATTGGGTTGACCTGGGCCTTTGTCCCCATCTTCGGGGACAACTTTCTGACACTTACGAGCTCTCAAATAGGTGTTCTTATCTCTCTCAATGTATTGATTGCCACTCTGCTTCAGGCCCCCTGTGGGATGTTGACCGACAGGTTCAGCAAAGGAGGGTTTGTGGTCATCGGCGGAAGCCTGGCCGCGGGGGCCATTTTCCTTATGCCTCTGACCAGGGACTTTGGGGAAATCTTGTTTGTGAACATCCTACTGGGTGTATCAGGGGGTATCTCCATGCCCGCTGTCACCGCCTTGGCCGTGGAGGAGGGCAAGAGGATAGGGGGGATGGGTACCTTGATGAGCATCTTCACTATGTGCCATAGCATCGGAATGATCATTGGCCCGATATTGGCCGGTGCAGTGGCTGAGATTTTCAACATCACCTTAGTCTTTTTTATCGGCGCCCTTGTGGGGTTGATGGGGGTGGGAGGATTTGCACTCTTTTTGCGAAGATCGCCTTCGGTTTAA
- a CDS encoding HD-GYP domain-containing protein translates to MEGKHKTKEQLINELVEMRQQIADLKELAAEHKRTEEALKHSLEKLRKAMGEIIQAMALTIEVRDPYTAGHQRRVANLACAIAKEMGLSEEQINGIHIAAVIHDIGKISIPAEILSKPDRLTKDEIAMVKAHPRAGYEIIRTIEFSWPVAQIVLQHHERIDGSGYPLGLKGEDILLEARILAVADVVEAMSFHRPYRPAFDIKKILEEISKNRGILYDTRAVDACLRLFVEQGFEFE, encoded by the coding sequence ATGGAAGGCAAACACAAGACAAAAGAGCAACTCATAAATGAATTGGTGGAAATGCGCCAACAAATAGCTGACTTGAAAGAATTGGCGGCTGAGCACAAAAGGACCGAAGAAGCGCTTAAACATAGCCTGGAGAAGTTACGAAAAGCCATGGGGGAAATCATTCAAGCCATGGCATTAACAATCGAAGTGAGGGATCCCTATACTGCTGGTCATCAACGACGTGTGGCCAATTTGGCATGTGCCATAGCCAAAGAGATGGGCCTTTCAGAAGAGCAGATCAATGGGATCCACATAGCCGCAGTTATTCATGATATCGGCAAGATATCTATACCTGCTGAAATCCTCAGTAAACCCGATCGGTTAACAAAAGATGAAATCGCTATGGTTAAAGCTCACCCCCGGGCCGGTTATGAAATAATAAGAACAATAGAATTTTCATGGCCGGTTGCCCAGATCGTGCTTCAACACCACGAGAGGATAGATGGTTCTGGATATCCTTTGGGTCTAAAAGGTGAAGACATTCTCCTGGAGGCAAGAATCTTAGCCGTAGCTGATGTTGTAGAGGCTATGTCCTTTCACCGACCTTATCGACCGGCCTTCGATATAAAAAAGATATTAGAGGAAATCTCAAAAAACAGGGGGATCCTTTATGATACGAGGGCGGTAGATGCTTGCTTGAGGCTTTTTGTAGAGCAAGGGTTTGAGTTTGAATGA
- a CDS encoding acyl-CoA thioesterase produces MSYETKLRVRFCEVDPYRVVWHGHYISWFEVGRNELASLFGLGPEELKEMGLMAPVVDLRCRFKLPAKFGDEILIQTTMQRCETATLMFHYKVIRDGEILAEGGTTHVLTDLRGTMLYQVPQEVKKRLEEMMAYLGV; encoded by the coding sequence ATGTCATATGAGACCAAATTGAGGGTGCGTTTCTGCGAGGTAGATCCCTATCGGGTAGTGTGGCATGGTCATTACATCTCCTGGTTCGAGGTGGGCAGAAACGAGCTTGCATCCCTTTTCGGGTTGGGCCCGGAGGAACTGAAAGAGATGGGTTTGATGGCCCCGGTAGTAGATCTACGTTGCAGATTTAAGCTCCCGGCCAAATTCGGTGACGAGATCCTCATCCAGACCACCATGCAGCGATGTGAGACAGCCACGTTGATGTTCCACTACAAGGTGATCCGAGATGGGGAGATCCTGGCCGAGGGAGGCACCACCCATGTCCTCACCGACTTGCGGGGGACCATGCTCTATCAAGTACCCCAAGAGGTGAAGAAGAGGCTTGAGGAAATGATGGCCTATTTGGGAGTTTAA
- a CDS encoding metallophosphoesterase, whose protein sequence is MILFLFAFFLLYGALHLYIFLKIKGALVFGTVPSIFLIFFMGIMICAPVIVRISEKHGLDFSARLVSHIGYTWMGIAFLFFSFSVIFDLYRFFVYGGALIFHRDFSHLVPSPRFAFVAPLLVSTIIASYGYFEARDIRTETIIIKTSKIPKGIGKLTIVQLSDVHLGLIVRQARLKRILKEIKQANPAILVSTGDLVDGQIDSLPGLAELLKTINPKYGKFAITGNHEFYAGIDQALNFTEKAGFSVLRGEALTLDGLINIAGVDDPAGKIFGLFREVSEKELLSGLPREKFTLLLKHRPLVDKSALGLFDLQLSGHTHKGQIFPFSLITRLYFPADAGRFDLTNNSYLYVSRGAGTWGPPIRFLSPPEVTVIELVHNDRN, encoded by the coding sequence ATGATTCTTTTTTTATTCGCCTTTTTCCTCCTGTATGGTGCATTGCATCTGTATATATTCCTCAAGATCAAGGGTGCTTTGGTCTTCGGGACTGTGCCCAGCATTTTTCTGATATTTTTCATGGGGATAATGATATGCGCACCGGTTATTGTGCGCATATCCGAAAAACACGGGCTTGATTTTTCAGCGCGCCTTGTATCACATATCGGATATACATGGATGGGAATCGCGTTTTTGTTCTTTTCTTTTTCAGTCATTTTTGATTTGTATCGTTTTTTTGTGTATGGAGGTGCGCTTATTTTTCACAGGGATTTTTCCCATCTCGTTCCTTCACCACGATTCGCCTTTGTGGCCCCCCTGTTGGTTTCAACGATAATAGCTTCATACGGCTACTTTGAAGCACGGGATATTCGCACTGAAACAATAATCATAAAAACCTCAAAAATTCCAAAAGGGATCGGCAAGCTGACAATAGTACAGCTCTCTGATGTCCATCTTGGACTGATTGTGAGACAGGCCAGATTAAAAAGAATCCTGAAGGAAATAAAGCAGGCAAACCCGGCCATTCTCGTTTCAACCGGGGACCTTGTGGATGGACAGATCGATAGCCTCCCAGGGCTTGCAGAACTTTTGAAAACTATTAATCCCAAATACGGAAAATTTGCAATAACAGGGAACCATGAATTCTATGCCGGGATTGATCAGGCATTGAATTTTACAGAAAAAGCAGGGTTTTCAGTGTTAAGAGGAGAGGCACTCACCCTTGATGGGCTTATTAACATTGCTGGTGTCGATGATCCAGCTGGAAAGATCTTTGGTCTTTTCCGAGAAGTCTCGGAAAAGGAATTGCTCTCAGGATTGCCCCGTGAAAAGTTTACTTTACTGCTCAAACACAGACCCCTTGTGGACAAAAGTGCCCTTGGTCTTTTCGATCTCCAGCTTTCAGGACATACCCATAAAGGACAGATTTTCCCTTTCAGTCTCATTACACGGCTCTATTTCCCTGCTGACGCAGGGCGTTTTGATCTCACGAACAATTCTTATTTGTATGTAAGCAGAGGGGCAGGGACGTGGGGGCCTCCGATTCGCTTTTTATCACCGCCTGAAGTGACGGTAATTGAACTTGTCCATAATGATAGAAATTAA
- a CDS encoding amidohydrolase family protein, with product MMEIIDSHTHWGPSVTLGVNVTTEELLRQAQQSEVERIVIFPFPSQALADEGINEGLLEETKRIDRFIPYYYIPEDLRPIPKERGFYGGKWHWTRGVQDCSSNYRVLEDPKLDDFIEESEEIGLPIVFEEEMAFTEAFVKRTKSLKIIIPHMGMLGGSPLDFLQTFKGCENVYFDTSLASPDVILKFVQEIGPERVLFGSDIPFGTMKNELNKVLSLPIGDREKELILSKNIKRLTGLNQI from the coding sequence ATGATGGAGATTATCGACTCTCACACCCATTGGGGACCCTCAGTGACCTTGGGCGTTAATGTGACAACCGAGGAACTCCTGCGGCAGGCCCAGCAAAGCGAGGTGGAAAGGATAGTAATCTTCCCCTTTCCCTCTCAGGCCCTGGCAGATGAAGGGATAAACGAGGGGCTTCTGGAGGAAACAAAAAGGATAGATAGGTTTATCCCATATTACTACATCCCCGAAGATCTGAGGCCCATACCGAAGGAGAGGGGATTTTATGGGGGCAAGTGGCATTGGACCAGGGGCGTTCAAGATTGCTCGTCTAACTATAGGGTCTTGGAAGACCCAAAGTTGGATGATTTTATCGAGGAATCAGAGGAGATCGGCCTTCCCATTGTCTTTGAGGAGGAAATGGCATTTACTGAGGCCTTTGTAAAGAGGACCAAGTCGCTAAAGATCATCATTCCCCACATGGGGATGTTGGGAGGAAGCCCCCTGGATTTCCTCCAGACCTTCAAGGGATGTGAGAATGTCTACTTTGATACCTCCCTGGCCAGTCCTGATGTAATACTGAAATTTGTGCAGGAGATAGGTCCGGAGCGGGTCCTGTTCGGTTCAGATATCCCCTTTGGGACGATGAAGAATGAACTCAATAAGGTTTTATCCCTGCCGATAGGGGATAGGGAAAAAGAATTGATCCTCTCCAAGAATATAAAACGACTGACTGGTTTAAATCAGATTTAA
- a CDS encoding DUF4339 domain-containing protein — protein sequence MGSEWFYIRAGQSVGPVSPSELKQMAASGQLKPSDLVWKEGLPNWRKAASVKGLFPPGSQPARQVPPPLSSEAVDEEDALQVASTSVDTAKLAKAKQNHLYARQKLVECQTHLDLFEKPPADLAQDGLEFIEAALRVNPDSSDYWNTKGLLLADGLSKYEEALECLRRALSLEPDSILIKQNIQKIEALLPPTPSVTSTEGEDKVSETMHREGAEQQVDQSQGRKVGIALGLGIFFLPYVFAWFTLRKGHTRGARLLSFAWLVMVLLITNLSSCAPTGTQSYRTGSTVPTSSSTSSPPPSLTVSAPKIVSEYDSNEVAADRKYKGKTVEISRIVDRVGKDILGKKEGKR from the coding sequence ATGGGAAGTGAATGGTTCTACATTAGAGCCGGGCAGTCCGTGGGGCCAGTATCACCATCAGAACTCAAACAGATGGCCGCATCAGGTCAGTTGAAGCCGTCGGACCTAGTGTGGAAAGAAGGACTCCCAAACTGGCGGAAGGCGGCCTCAGTCAAGGGACTCTTTCCTCCGGGCAGTCAGCCCGCTCGGCAGGTGCCCCCGCCTCTGTCCTCCGAGGCCGTGGACGAGGAAGACGCCCTCCAAGTCGCTTCCACCTCTGTAGATACAGCGAAGCTCGCCAAGGCCAAGCAGAACCATCTTTATGCAAGGCAGAAGCTTGTCGAATGCCAAACCCATCTTGATCTTTTCGAAAAGCCGCCGGCCGATCTGGCGCAGGACGGACTCGAGTTCATCGAAGCTGCACTACGCGTGAACCCCGACTCATCAGACTATTGGAACACGAAGGGACTCTTGCTCGCCGATGGTCTTAGCAAGTACGAGGAAGCTCTTGAATGTCTCCGACGGGCGCTATCACTCGAGCCAGACTCTATCCTCATCAAGCAGAACATCCAAAAGATCGAGGCCTTGCTTCCACCTACTCCTTCTGTCACATCGACGGAAGGGGAAGACAAGGTGTCGGAGACGATGCACAGAGAAGGAGCCGAGCAGCAGGTCGACCAAAGCCAAGGACGTAAGGTCGGCATCGCTCTGGGCCTCGGCATATTCTTCCTTCCCTACGTCTTCGCCTGGTTCACGTTGCGAAAGGGACATACCAGGGGCGCTCGTCTATTATCCTTCGCGTGGCTGGTGATGGTCTTGTTGATTACCAATCTGTCGTCATGTGCCCCGACCGGCACGCAAAGCTACCGCACTGGTTCGACTGTCCCGACCTCTAGTTCCACGTCCTCGCCCCCACCGTCACTGACGGTTTCGGCACCAAAGATAGTCTCTGAGTACGACAGCAACGAAGTTGCGGCCGATCGAAAATACAAGGGCAAGACTGTCGAGATCTCAAGAATCGTGGACCGAGTCGGAAAAGACATTCTGGGAAAAAAAGAGGGGAAAAGATAG
- a CDS encoding GIY-YIG nuclease family protein: protein MKIGIDRELKGGYILLVELTRTCRIRVGALEKIEFPQGFYAYVGSAMGGLQARLNRYLRRVKRARWHIDYLLMEGKVKGVIYSPTDERLECLLAHRLKEIFRSFPGFGSSDCRCPSHLFFSEELKVLREEAKEIFRDLLKGEEPVVEEW, encoded by the coding sequence ATGAAGATCGGCATCGATAGGGAATTGAAGGGGGGCTACATCCTCTTGGTGGAGTTAACTCGGACCTGCCGCATAAGGGTAGGGGCCTTAGAGAAAATAGAGTTCCCCCAGGGGTTTTACGCCTATGTCGGCTCGGCCATGGGGGGGTTGCAGGCCAGGTTGAACCGCTACCTGCGCCGGGTAAAGAGGGCACGATGGCATATTGATTATCTCTTAATGGAGGGGAAGGTGAAGGGGGTGATCTATTCCCCGACAGATGAGAGGTTGGAATGTCTCTTGGCCCATAGGTTGAAGGAGATTTTCCGTTCCTTTCCTGGATTTGGCTCCAGTGACTGCCGTTGCCCCAGTCATCTCTTCTTTTCTGAAGAGCTAAAGGTCTTGAGAGAAGAGGCAAAGGAGATCTTCAGGGATCTCCTGAAGGGGGAAGAGCCTGTTGTTGAGGAGTGGTAA